The Silvanigrella paludirubra genome contains a region encoding:
- a CDS encoding undecaprenyl-phosphate glucose phosphotransferase — MILSRHAEKLNIYRAIIDILIITISWILAFIIRFNFEIIALTKGPDTLFNYLRLLPLLLLCYFFIFLTSGMYKKSLVKKRIWDENFQLAKNHTISFFIFVTLSFFIYEHRYSRLTLFIFFFLIPIMLPLGRSIIRKWNRFYLKFKNSKKKVIIIGTGPSSEKLAKTIDARSDWNLQLISCHSFSEINIVDKYLKTGAVDLVFIVPSASETIQVNEIYKHLDKNLSDIFLIPYLGEKIFFEPTPIQFEGITALALNSSGLESYGLFLKRLFDIVFSFTFILVFSPVYLICALLVRLSSPGPIFFKQERMGLDGKKFYCIKYRGMYVNAEEKSGPVWAKSNDDRTTPIGKWLRKTSLDEIPQFFNVLKGEMSVVGPRPERPVFVDNFKDQIPGYMLRHKVKAGITGWAQINGWRGNTSLEKRIECDLWYIQNWNIWLDLKIVMLTPAKGLIHPNAY, encoded by the coding sequence ATGATTCTTAGTAGACACGCTGAAAAGTTGAATATTTACAGGGCAATTATTGATATATTAATAATTACTATTTCATGGATTCTAGCTTTTATAATACGTTTTAATTTTGAAATAATAGCTTTAACAAAAGGACCAGATACACTCTTTAATTATTTAAGACTATTGCCTTTATTATTATTATGCTATTTCTTTATATTTTTGACCTCAGGAATGTATAAAAAAAGTCTTGTTAAAAAAAGAATTTGGGATGAAAATTTTCAATTAGCCAAGAATCACACCATTTCTTTTTTTATTTTTGTTACTCTTTCTTTTTTTATATATGAACATCGTTATTCAAGATTAACTTTATTTATTTTTTTCTTTTTAATCCCAATTATGCTTCCACTTGGCAGGAGTATAATCCGAAAATGGAATCGATTTTATTTAAAATTTAAAAATTCAAAAAAGAAAGTAATTATTATAGGGACAGGTCCAAGTTCTGAAAAACTAGCAAAAACGATTGATGCCAGATCAGACTGGAATCTTCAACTAATTTCTTGTCACTCCTTTTCTGAAATTAACATTGTCGACAAATATTTAAAAACAGGTGCTGTTGATCTTGTTTTTATTGTCCCAAGTGCAAGCGAAACAATTCAGGTTAATGAAATATATAAACATTTAGATAAAAATCTTTCCGATATATTTTTAATTCCTTATTTAGGAGAAAAAATATTCTTTGAACCTACCCCTATTCAATTTGAGGGAATAACTGCACTAGCTTTAAATTCATCTGGTTTAGAAAGCTATGGTTTGTTCTTAAAAAGATTATTTGATATTGTTTTTTCTTTTACATTTATTCTGGTCTTTTCTCCTGTTTATTTAATATGTGCATTATTAGTTCGTCTCAGTAGTCCAGGCCCTATTTTTTTTAAACAGGAACGTATGGGTCTCGATGGTAAAAAATTTTATTGCATTAAATATCGAGGAATGTATGTAAATGCAGAAGAAAAAAGCGGTCCGGTATGGGCAAAATCTAATGATGATAGAACAACTCCAATTGGAAAATGGTTAAGAAAAACAAGTCTCGATGAAATTCCTCAGTTCTTTAATGTATTAAAGGGCGAAATGAGTGTTGTCGGTCCAAGACCAGAGCGTCCTGTATTTGTAGATAACTTTAAAGATCAAATTCCTGGCTATATGCTTCGACATAAAGTGAAGGCTGGAATTACAGGTTGGGCTCAAATTAACGGCTGGAGAGGAAATACGTCTTTAGAAAAAAGAATTGAATGCGATCTTTGGTATATTCAAAATTGGAATATTTGGCTTGATCTCAAAATAGTAATGCTCACACCTGCTAAAGGGCTTATTCACCCGAATGCTTATTAA
- a CDS encoding FapA family protein produces the protein MNSTSAPKSPTAPSPSSKKLFQIVASPDGMEAYIPGKTQIEQDVAKLNYDQLCAYLLKLGYAIKPTQKVFDELVKCANSNIRHFETNFIILKGTPYTPAKPATIKWLNPPTIPKDLVRPGIPFGIIKQATDTALAKTIYGQELPNLNPVGAEKVEEKKIITTHNDFTVDKNGEIKSAKGGQAVIQSDGKIDFLDFYTVKDVRPDQYHKVDFPCNVIVKCELQGNLNWNVEGDLTVEQFWTAAGIHVKGNVIAKSGIQLNNASDENKAIRIQGNLEAVFIQSSCFIVEGNIKVEKAILASRLVTNGNLECIGDPGKITGSELIMNKGTIHAKNIGSEKEKPTYVKYLSEESAKNSKVEALSEGTRIQIRKSNIIIKFTQPWPPPTS, from the coding sequence ATGAACTCTACATCAGCACCTAAAAGTCCAACAGCGCCTTCTCCTTCTTCTAAAAAATTATTTCAAATAGTAGCTTCACCAGATGGCATGGAAGCCTATATTCCTGGCAAAACACAAATTGAACAAGATGTTGCAAAACTAAATTATGATCAGCTTTGCGCGTATCTTTTGAAATTAGGTTATGCAATAAAACCAACTCAAAAAGTATTTGATGAATTAGTAAAATGTGCAAATTCCAATATACGGCATTTTGAAACAAATTTTATTATTTTAAAAGGGACGCCTTATACTCCAGCAAAACCAGCAACAATAAAATGGCTTAATCCTCCAACAATTCCCAAAGATCTTGTTAGGCCAGGTATTCCATTTGGTATTATTAAACAAGCCACAGACACCGCACTTGCTAAAACAATTTATGGACAGGAATTACCAAATTTAAATCCCGTAGGAGCTGAAAAGGTAGAGGAAAAAAAGATTATCACAACCCACAACGATTTTACGGTAGATAAAAACGGCGAAATTAAATCGGCTAAAGGTGGTCAAGCAGTCATTCAAAGTGACGGCAAAATTGATTTTCTCGATTTTTATACAGTAAAAGACGTACGCCCCGATCAATACCATAAAGTTGATTTTCCATGCAATGTTATTGTTAAATGCGAACTTCAAGGAAATCTAAATTGGAATGTGGAAGGCGATTTAACTGTAGAACAGTTTTGGACAGCAGCTGGGATTCATGTAAAAGGAAATGTGATTGCAAAAAGTGGTATCCAGTTAAACAATGCAAGCGATGAAAATAAAGCCATTCGTATTCAAGGAAATTTAGAAGCAGTTTTTATTCAATCAAGTTGTTTTATTGTTGAGGGTAACATAAAAGTAGAAAAGGCAATTCTAGCTTCCAGGCTTGTCACCAACGGAAATTTAGAGTGTATAGGAGACCCAGGTAAAATTACGGGTTCCGAACTTATTATGAATAAAGGAACTATACATGCTAAAAATATTGGCAGTGAAAAAGAAAAACCAACTTATGTTAAATATCTTTCAGAAGAAAGTGCTAAAAATTCTAAAGTAGAAGCGCTTTCGGAAGGAACTAGAATTCAAATTCGCAAGTCGAATATTATTATTAAGTTTACGCAACCATGGCCCCCACCTACATCATAG
- a CDS encoding class I SAM-dependent RNA methyltransferase → MQKNRNRQKSFHKSNQTQNNPKKFDKETIETFALATDGRAIGRSEDNVVVFVKNMLPNEKAKVEIISKKSNYKNALLYKLESSSPHRVEPPCIYDSQCGGCQLQYISQNMQTEYKTMWFFETLKRIGKWNETFIKESEKMISIVFLKREHYRRRVRFHFDGKNLGFKQNSSNKVINIEKCLITSEKINQKISFIKNNLIKSFKESQEKFFECEIEVTESDDDKIILFVANLTIENQKNKDNSLKILEKNLEIYNEQSIHLKHPELPRFKLKKQSFVQPHIDCIKYYYEHIKDNIDQFLEKNANKLNKITAWDLYSGAGVFTSIPYFSAKRHQVEIECIGVEGIKEAIDSLNYNHKNFPIKGVVQDVELFIENQFQNKIKNPDVFQGASIIILDPPRSGCGIATMQKIVEVCSKKSLVLYLACDPASFARDTRVLLEGGFKIKNLSLFDSFGHTIHYEVLGCFEKSF, encoded by the coding sequence ATGCAAAAAAATAGAAATAGACAAAAATCATTTCATAAATCAAACCAAACACAAAATAACCCAAAAAAATTTGATAAAGAAACAATTGAAACTTTTGCCTTAGCAACAGATGGCAGAGCAATCGGTAGAAGTGAAGATAATGTTGTTGTTTTTGTAAAGAATATGCTCCCAAATGAAAAAGCAAAAGTTGAAATTATTTCAAAAAAATCTAATTATAAAAATGCTTTATTGTATAAGCTAGAATCTTCTTCTCCTCATCGAGTTGAACCTCCGTGTATTTATGATTCTCAATGTGGCGGTTGTCAGTTACAATATATTTCCCAAAATATGCAGACAGAATATAAAACAATGTGGTTTTTTGAAACCTTAAAACGAATTGGAAAATGGAACGAAACGTTTATAAAAGAATCTGAAAAAATGATTTCTATTGTTTTTTTAAAACGTGAACATTACCGCAGAAGAGTTCGTTTTCATTTTGACGGGAAAAATCTAGGTTTTAAACAAAACAGCTCTAATAAAGTAATTAATATTGAAAAATGTTTAATAACTTCTGAAAAAATAAATCAAAAAATTAGTTTTATAAAAAATAATTTAATAAAATCTTTTAAAGAATCGCAAGAAAAATTTTTTGAATGCGAGATTGAAGTAACAGAAAGCGATGATGATAAAATTATTCTTTTTGTTGCCAATTTGACTATAGAAAACCAAAAAAACAAAGATAATAGTTTAAAAATACTTGAAAAAAATCTTGAAATATACAATGAACAATCTATTCATTTAAAACACCCGGAATTACCAAGATTTAAATTAAAAAAACAAAGTTTTGTTCAACCTCATATTGATTGTATAAAATATTATTATGAGCACATAAAAGATAATATTGATCAATTCCTTGAAAAAAATGCAAATAAATTAAATAAAATAACGGCCTGGGATTTATATTCGGGAGCTGGAGTCTTTACTTCTATTCCTTATTTTTCTGCTAAAAGGCATCAAGTTGAAATAGAATGTATTGGTGTGGAAGGAATTAAAGAAGCAATTGACTCCCTAAATTATAACCATAAAAACTTTCCTATTAAAGGTGTTGTTCAAGATGTAGAGCTTTTTATTGAAAACCAGTTTCAAAATAAAATTAAAAATCCAGACGTATTCCAAGGTGCTTCTATCATTATTCTTGATCCACCAAGATCAGGATGCGGAATTGCTACCATGCAAAAAATTGTTGAAGTTTGTAGTAAAAAATCTCTTGTTCTTTACCTTGCTTGTGATCCTGCTAGTTTTGCACGTGATACGAGAGTATTACTCGAGGGTGGCTTTAAAATAAAGAATTTGAGTTTATTCGATTCTTTTGGTCATACCATTCACTATGAAGTTTTAGGATGCTTTGAGAAAAGCTTTTAA
- the radA gene encoding DNA repair protein RadA, translating to MKNSLKQIFICSSCGSIHPKWLGKCPDCEAWNSIHEETVTKSQNTHYQHGNKAEVFPLPKIQEKEERRVFCGVPELDRVLGGGLVIGSLVLLSGDPGIGKSTLLLQALNGLAQRGYKVLYASGEESCTQIKLRAERLGSLHMNILVTNETNIHAILEAAKQTKPHVLVVDSIQTVYNPELPGSPGNVSQIRECANLIMQTAKGQNISTFVIGHVTKDGAIAGPKVLEHLVDTVMHLEGDSNSGYRILRAHKNRFGSTGEIGVFAMQGHGLIDIPNPSAVFLDENKKECEGAAISVSMEGTRPILIEVQVLVGKTSFASPRRLATGFDTNRFTILLAVLEKRAGLYLSNLDIYANVTGGFKIYETAIDLATAAAVASSLFNKSLPSKTAYFGEVSLSGEVRMVNHALSRIQEAQKLGFEKIYVPLRNYQMEKEHILKLLDKSERPFFIIPVETVNEVVRFDY from the coding sequence ATGAAAAATTCACTTAAACAAATTTTTATTTGTTCTTCTTGTGGCTCCATTCATCCTAAATGGTTAGGCAAATGCCCTGATTGTGAAGCTTGGAATTCCATACACGAAGAAACCGTAACTAAATCTCAAAATACCCATTACCAACATGGTAACAAAGCCGAGGTTTTTCCTTTACCTAAAATACAAGAAAAAGAAGAAAGAAGAGTTTTTTGTGGCGTTCCCGAACTCGATCGGGTTTTAGGAGGCGGCCTCGTTATTGGAAGTCTTGTATTATTAAGCGGTGATCCCGGAATTGGAAAATCGACTCTTCTATTGCAGGCATTAAATGGATTAGCTCAAAGGGGCTATAAAGTTCTTTATGCAAGCGGTGAAGAAAGTTGTACTCAAATAAAATTAAGAGCAGAACGACTTGGTTCTCTTCATATGAATATTTTAGTTACAAATGAAACCAATATCCACGCTATTCTTGAAGCTGCAAAGCAAACAAAGCCACACGTTCTCGTCGTAGATTCCATACAAACTGTTTACAATCCTGAATTGCCTGGAAGCCCTGGGAACGTAAGTCAAATAAGGGAATGTGCAAATTTAATTATGCAAACGGCAAAAGGACAAAATATTTCTACATTTGTCATTGGGCACGTTACAAAAGATGGAGCCATAGCAGGACCTAAAGTTCTTGAGCACTTAGTTGATACCGTTATGCACCTTGAAGGAGATAGCAATAGCGGTTACCGCATATTAAGAGCTCATAAAAATCGTTTTGGATCCACTGGTGAAATTGGTGTTTTTGCAATGCAAGGGCATGGATTAATCGATATCCCAAACCCAAGTGCTGTTTTTTTAGATGAAAATAAAAAAGAATGCGAAGGTGCTGCTATATCAGTAAGCATGGAAGGAACTAGACCCATCCTTATAGAAGTTCAAGTTTTAGTTGGTAAGACCTCTTTTGCCTCTCCTAGAAGACTTGCGACCGGATTTGACACCAATCGTTTTACAATATTATTAGCTGTGCTTGAAAAACGAGCTGGTTTATATTTATCCAACTTAGATATCTACGCTAATGTAACAGGCGGGTTTAAAATTTATGAGACCGCTATCGATCTTGCAACAGCAGCCGCTGTTGCATCGAGTTTATTTAACAAATCGTTGCCTTCAAAAACAGCATATTTTGGAGAAGTAAGTTTATCTGGAGAAGTCCGCATGGTAAATCATGCATTATCCCGCATTCAAGAAGCACAAAAATTAGGGTTCGAGAAAATATATGTTCCCTTAAGAAACTATCAAATGGAAAAAGAACATATTTTAAAATTATTAGATAAATCAGAACGACCCTTTTTTATTATTCCAGTTGAAACCGTTAATGAAGTTGTGCGATTTGATTATTAA
- a CDS encoding glycoside hydrolase family 26 protein, with amino-acid sequence MDRRKILKSAMYGPLLYGLTKFDFFEANANDFSKQNIITGICNETKANFIDNIECFEKYMNYRHDVIQYFSMFDYRKDPDMVVPFFTTIPTTIWNSGKIPLITWYPSTSNIEPTPKDICKKIYTGKFDNYLERCCTAILNYLSNTTPNLNFGKPKILIRFAHEMNIHYRLYSNPSDFKKMWCYVFKFFRDRGLNKDRVLFIFSPNSIDLNTRPFEEYFPGDDFIDWNGVDGYNWGGKGDWVSFADIFEPAMKRIRKISKKPLSICEFGTTAKTDKGEDNIRKHNWIKDAFKWIEKQENLKKYNLKMAIYFNINKINDIDSGIYPDEICNVVNLNSNQINKMERLKDIYFKNLGYSNFNRKLPENFFYEECELESIAK; translated from the coding sequence ATGGACAGAAGAAAAATTTTGAAATCTGCAATGTATGGACCTTTGCTTTATGGTTTGACGAAATTTGATTTTTTTGAAGCAAACGCAAATGATTTTTCTAAGCAAAATATTATTACTGGAATTTGTAACGAAACAAAAGCAAATTTTATTGACAACATTGAATGTTTTGAAAAATATATGAATTATCGTCACGACGTAATTCAGTACTTTTCTATGTTTGATTATAGAAAAGATCCTGACATGGTTGTTCCATTTTTTACAACAATACCTACAACAATTTGGAACTCAGGAAAAATTCCTCTCATCACTTGGTATCCTTCAACTAGTAATATAGAACCAACTCCAAAAGATATTTGCAAAAAAATTTATACTGGTAAGTTTGATAACTACCTAGAGCGTTGTTGCACAGCGATATTAAATTATTTATCAAATACAACACCAAATCTTAATTTTGGAAAACCAAAAATTCTTATTCGTTTTGCGCATGAAATGAATATTCATTATAGACTTTATTCAAACCCAAGTGATTTCAAAAAAATGTGGTGTTATGTTTTTAAATTTTTTAGAGACAGAGGATTAAATAAAGATCGAGTTCTTTTTATATTTTCTCCAAACAGTATTGATTTAAATACTAGACCTTTTGAAGAATATTTCCCTGGAGATGATTTTATAGATTGGAATGGTGTCGACGGATATAATTGGGGAGGCAAAGGGGATTGGGTATCATTTGCAGATATTTTTGAACCTGCTATGAAAAGAATAAGAAAAATTTCTAAAAAACCTTTATCCATTTGTGAGTTTGGAACAACAGCAAAGACAGATAAAGGTGAAGACAATATAAGGAAACATAATTGGATAAAAGATGCTTTTAAATGGATAGAAAAACAAGAAAACTTAAAAAAATACAATTTAAAAATGGCAATTTATTTTAATATTAATAAAATTAATGACATTGACTCAGGAATTTATCCCGATGAAATTTGTAATGTAGTTAATTTAAATTCTAACCAAATTAATAAAATGGAAAGACTTAAAGATATTTACTTTAAAAACTTGGGTTACTCTAATTTTAATAGAAAATTACCTGAAAACTTTTTTTATGAAGAATGTGAATTAGAATCCATAGCAAAATAA
- the argS gene encoding arginine--tRNA ligase, which translates to MTTAHDPFKKEISDLIQNELLRMSKELNLDFSLKAIDIYNMLTVPPDFSFGQAALPCFPFAKNFKQAPNKIAQELSEKINQKNKKFILKIDCINAYLNFHCNFKNLAQDLDKDISSREYFSRKLLDSYEIDKIVVEYSQSNTHKAMHVGHLRCLVLGDAVSNLLDYVGNKVVRATYPGDVGTHVAKIIWYLTHPTEKELPTKDKTRWLGQMYAEADDAFKATKGTEQEAEVKNHISEILKQLNNSSGKYYELWKETREWSLEELRNVYKWLNSYFDVWYFESECEASSKAIVKKKYEEGFFVKDNGAIGLDLSQWKLGFAMLLKSDGNGLYLTKDIDLIMRKFSDPEVTKSIYIVDSRQKLHFQQLFKIAELMGYPQASKSVHLSYETVNTEEGKPFSSRQLNGLQLLDLKNKMEEKVTKDYLERYRGQWSDQDIEVTARNITIGALKYGMLRVDNNTQINFSLEEWLRLDGETGPYLQYVHARCSSILEKIGAPSHPFTFEISDKNEQELVFLISRFNDFALQAANQNRPSLIANYLYDLAKSFNRFYENCPIKSAEGNIKNTRLSLVKITKTMIFEGLKLLGIPSPLKM; encoded by the coding sequence ATGACTACTGCACATGATCCTTTTAAAAAAGAAATCTCTGACCTCATCCAGAATGAACTTTTGAGGATGAGCAAAGAATTAAATCTTGATTTCAGCTTAAAAGCGATAGATATTTACAACATGCTCACCGTTCCCCCAGATTTTTCGTTTGGACAAGCCGCTTTGCCCTGTTTTCCTTTTGCAAAAAATTTTAAACAAGCTCCAAATAAAATAGCCCAAGAATTATCTGAAAAAATAAATCAAAAAAATAAAAAATTTATATTAAAAATAGATTGTATTAATGCCTATTTAAACTTTCATTGTAACTTTAAAAATTTAGCTCAAGATTTAGATAAAGACATTTCCTCTAGAGAATACTTTTCACGCAAATTATTAGATAGCTATGAAATAGACAAAATAGTTGTAGAATATTCACAATCTAATACCCACAAAGCAATGCACGTTGGTCATTTACGTTGTCTTGTTTTAGGAGATGCGGTTTCAAATTTATTAGATTATGTTGGCAATAAAGTAGTTCGCGCCACCTATCCTGGTGATGTAGGGACCCATGTTGCAAAAATTATTTGGTATCTAACCCACCCAACCGAAAAAGAATTACCAACAAAAGACAAAACTCGTTGGCTTGGTCAAATGTATGCTGAAGCAGATGACGCCTTTAAAGCAACTAAAGGAACAGAGCAAGAAGCTGAAGTTAAAAATCATATTTCTGAAATTTTAAAACAATTAAACAATTCTTCTGGAAAATATTATGAACTTTGGAAAGAAACGAGGGAATGGAGCCTTGAAGAACTCAGAAATGTTTACAAGTGGTTAAATTCTTATTTTGATGTTTGGTATTTTGAAAGTGAATGCGAAGCTTCATCTAAAGCTATTGTAAAAAAGAAATACGAAGAAGGATTTTTTGTTAAAGATAATGGAGCAATTGGTCTAGATTTAAGCCAATGGAAACTCGGTTTTGCTATGCTTTTAAAATCTGATGGAAATGGTTTGTATCTTACAAAAGACATTGATTTAATCATGAGAAAATTTTCAGATCCAGAAGTAACAAAATCAATATATATTGTTGATTCAAGACAAAAATTACACTTTCAACAGCTTTTTAAAATTGCAGAACTTATGGGTTACCCACAAGCCTCAAAATCTGTCCATTTATCTTATGAAACTGTAAATACAGAAGAAGGAAAACCATTTAGTTCCCGTCAATTAAATGGTCTCCAACTTTTGGATCTTAAAAATAAAATGGAAGAAAAGGTAACTAAAGACTATTTAGAGCGTTACAGAGGCCAATGGAGCGATCAAGATATTGAGGTAACTGCTAGAAATATCACAATAGGTGCTCTTAAATATGGAATGCTTCGGGTAGATAACAACACCCAAATTAATTTTTCTCTTGAAGAGTGGCTTCGTTTAGATGGAGAAACGGGACCTTATTTACAATATGTTCATGCTCGTTGTTCAAGTATATTAGAAAAAATTGGGGCACCATCTCATCCATTTACTTTTGAGATTTCAGATAAAAACGAACAAGAGCTTGTATTTTTAATTTCAAGATTTAATGATTTTGCCTTGCAAGCTGCAAACCAAAATAGACCCTCTTTAATTGCAAATTACCTTTATGATCTTGCAAAAAGTTTTAACCGTTTTTATGAAAACTGCCCAATTAAAAGTGCAGAAGGTAATATAAAAAACACTCGTTTGTCTTTAGTAAAAATAACAAAAACTATGATTTTTGAAGGATTAAAACTACTTGGTATTCCTTCCCCTCTAAAAATGTAA
- a CDS encoding substrate-binding periplasmic protein, with amino-acid sequence MKLYFKKLIILFFLLNSYYAYSSNTLRVCTEQSPPYVESNRETGEVNGIDIDIFISIFNKLGIEYTIEEMPWARCELSMDAGVVDVGIKVSKNPDREKFLYYPENWVWETVFVLFTNSEVKRKYKINSYDDIKKYKLTIGVIHENSYNADFWKAFPWVDKAAQQYHPLIEPSVNVESNLKKLSANRIQLYPQDKSIGIYTAKNLYLSNITYYDFVLFKKYYYNVFSKKSKFSSDKYQNITELMKIYDLELIKFKKTKSYENIFKKHLNAKSK; translated from the coding sequence ATGAAATTATATTTTAAAAAATTAATTATCTTATTTTTTCTATTAAATTCTTATTATGCTTATTCTTCGAATACACTTCGTGTTTGTACAGAACAAAGCCCCCCTTATGTAGAATCCAATCGCGAAACAGGTGAAGTCAATGGTATTGATATAGATATATTTATTTCCATTTTTAATAAGCTTGGAATTGAATATACGATTGAAGAAATGCCTTGGGCACGTTGTGAATTATCAATGGATGCAGGTGTAGTAGATGTAGGAATTAAAGTATCAAAAAATCCTGATAGAGAAAAATTTCTTTATTACCCAGAAAATTGGGTTTGGGAAACGGTTTTTGTTTTATTTACAAATTCGGAAGTTAAAAGAAAATATAAAATTAATAGTTATGATGATATTAAAAAATATAAATTGACAATTGGAGTTATTCATGAAAACTCTTATAACGCAGATTTTTGGAAAGCATTTCCTTGGGTTGATAAAGCTGCTCAACAATATCATCCTTTAATAGAACCATCAGTCAATGTAGAAAGTAATTTAAAAAAACTTTCCGCTAACCGAATTCAACTTTATCCACAAGATAAATCAATTGGAATTTATACTGCAAAAAATCTATATTTATCTAATATAACTTATTATGATTTTGTGTTATTTAAAAAATATTATTATAATGTTTTTTCAAAAAAATCTAAATTTTCCTCTGATAAATATCAAAATATCACTGAATTAATGAAAATTTATGACTTAGAATTAATTAAATTTAAAAAAACAAAAAGCTACGAAAATATTTTTAAAAAACATTTAAATGCCAAGTCAAAATAA
- a CDS encoding substrate-binding periplasmic protein yields the protein MIKLFYTKFIYIILFFHLENLYASEILRICSGVSPPYIEGNMEIGVASGGIEVEIIEIIFKKLNIKYKIEIIPWAKCEFGLNAGTFDASLKVSKNSERENFILYPKFPIWESNFVFFTNVETKNLYKIESYDDVKKYKLKIGISRGNTYNKDFWESFPWIDKENKKYNSLIEVSHNHEENMRKLSENKISLYPQDKLIGIYSSKTSKYKNITYYNYTLFKKDYFQVFSKKSKFSTSQYKNIYDVLNNYNSELDKLKKSDNYNKIFKKYLK from the coding sequence ATGATTAAACTATTTTATACAAAATTTATATACATTATTCTTTTTTTTCATTTAGAGAATCTATACGCCTCCGAAATTTTAAGAATTTGCTCAGGAGTTTCTCCTCCCTATATTGAAGGAAATATGGAAATAGGAGTTGCCAGCGGAGGAATTGAAGTAGAAATCATAGAAATTATCTTTAAAAAATTAAATATAAAATACAAAATTGAAATCATACCATGGGCTAAATGCGAATTTGGATTAAACGCTGGTACTTTTGATGCTTCTCTAAAAGTTTCAAAAAATTCGGAAAGAGAAAATTTTATTTTATACCCTAAATTTCCAATTTGGGAATCCAATTTTGTATTTTTTACTAACGTAGAAACAAAAAATCTTTATAAAATTGAGAGCTATGATGACGTTAAAAAGTACAAATTAAAAATTGGAATTTCAAGAGGCAATACCTATAATAAAGATTTTTGGGAATCATTCCCTTGGATTGATAAAGAAAATAAAAAATATAACTCATTAATTGAAGTGAGTCACAATCATGAAGAAAACATGAGAAAACTATCAGAAAATAAGATTAGTCTTTATCCTCAAGACAAATTAATTGGCATTTATTCTTCAAAAACGTCTAAATATAAAAATATTACATATTATAATTATACTTTATTTAAAAAAGATTATTTTCAAGTTTTTTCAAAAAAATCGAAATTTAGCACTAGCCAATACAAAAATATCTATGATGTTTTAAATAATTATAACTCTGAATTAGATAAACTAAAAAAATCAGATAATTACAATAAAATATTTAAAAAATATTTAAAATAA
- a CDS encoding GNAT family N-acetyltransferase — MNESIFLKINEETQLKYLSLNDAPVLFNLIEKNRSYLRQWLPWLDHNKTLEDSTSYIQKSILGYQTKDELSLAIIYNKNIVGTISFNSINDSLKLAIIGYWLDKDHQGKGIITNSCKQLISYGFENLKLEKIKISCAIKNTSSNAIAKKLHFKLQEMKIKNEWLYDHYEDTNIYIMTKEDWLNIVF, encoded by the coding sequence ATGAATGAAAGTATCTTTTTAAAAATCAATGAAGAAACTCAATTAAAATATTTAAGTTTAAATGATGCGCCTGTACTTTTTAATTTAATTGAAAAAAATAGAAGTTATCTAAGGCAATGGCTTCCTTGGCTAGATCATAATAAAACGCTTGAGGATAGTACTTCTTATATTCAAAAAAGTATTTTGGGCTATCAAACGAAAGATGAATTATCGTTAGCAATTATTTATAATAAAAATATTGTGGGAACGATTTCATTTAATTCAATCAATGATTCTTTAAAACTAGCAATAATTGGATATTGGTTAGACAAAGATCACCAAGGTAAAGGAATAATAACTAACTCTTGCAAACAACTTATTTCATATGGTTTTGAAAATTTAAAATTAGAAAAAATCAAAATTTCTTGTGCAATAAAAAATACGTCAAGCAATGCTATTGCTAAAAAACTCCATTTCAAATTACAAGAAATGAAAATTAAAAATGAATGGCTTTATGACCACTATGAAGATACAAATATTTATATAATGACTAAAGAAGATTGGCTCAATATAGTTTTTTAA